The genomic segment TACTAATGTCCTATTTATGTATTGGAAAACTTATTAGACAGAAAAGTTCCTCATACACATAATGATAATGCATCTGTCAGGTACAGCCTATGATAAAATATTCAagaatgtgattttttttatctgtttttctgtctagTTTTTCGTATTGGACGTAGTTGCAAACAGCAAGCAGCTGAATGAGACGGAGATCTTATCCCAACtggagaaaataatgaaaatggcAGAAAACCCTGAAGAAAGACTCCCTCCATTTGGTATCCTGACAGTCTGATGGGAGAACAGAATGGGCACAAGCCAGAGAAGCATTAATAAAAGGtctcagtgctttttttttttttttttttacctttagaggttttaaaaactgtaagaGATTCTCAGTAGGATAATCCAGAATTTGACCTGTTTCCATTCAGATCAAACCAACAGGGAGTCTCTCGCCCTGATTGagagctgtctgtgtgtggtgtgtctgGATGAACCCGGCCGCTTGGAGCCCAGTGATACCAACAGGGCCCTGATGATGCTACATGGTGGTGGTTTTGAGAAGAACGGGGCAAACCGCTGGTATGACAAGTCGATGCAGGTAGGATCACACCCGAGGCACTTCACTTCTGTCAGAGTAGAGTTTGGGCCATTGTTTAATCCATCTTCTCTCAGTTTGTTATAGGAATGGATGGGGTTTGTGGAGTGGTGTGTGAGCATTCACCTTTTGAGGGAATAGTTCTGGTGCAGTGTTCTGAATACCTGATGAAATACATGTAAGTTAGCCCATTGGCGCAAAACGTAACCATACACTCAATACTGGTGCGTCCATGAATGCAGCTGACAAAGTAGAAGACGTTGTGACATCGATGTTGTTCTTAACAGAACAGGGAGTCCCTCGAAAATGGCGAGGGCATCCAGCATTAGAGAGCTCCCCCCTCCAAGAAGGCTGCTCTGGAAATACAACCCACACATCCAGGGACTCTTGGCAGCATCTCAGGACAGACTACAGAGGTAAAACTGACACACTACCACAGAACAATATCTACAAATCTTCATTTGTATAGAAATGAGGTCTGATCCTGTGCGTTTGTGCCGTCTCCTCCAGACTGGTGAATGATCTCGACATGGATGTTTTCAAGTTCAAAGATTACGGGAAGGAATTCATCAAAAAGCAGAAGATGAGCCCAGATGCGTTAATACAAGTGGCCTTGCAGCTTGCATTTTACAAGTAAAGGACATTCTACAATCTTTTAAGTAAAGATGGCCTACACGTTATTATACCCAATTATGTATGTTATGACTTATTTCTCCTGTACATAAGGTGCAGCACAAGGCTTGTGTCCACCTATGAGAGCGCATCCATTCGGCGCTTCCAAGAAGGCCGGGTAGATAACATTCGCTCTGCCACCCCAGAGGCCCTGGCCTTCGTCATAGCCATGACAGACGAGAGGGGCGCTTTCACTGTGAGTCATTTTTCTCACTTCGACCCCAATTACTGAGCAACTCCCACATTACTGTTCATCATGACTACTTATATTAAACAGGTGCAATCGGCCCCCTCGGCGTGCCAAACCGAATCTCTCCATTCAACCAGATAATCTCCCTTCAGATTTTACTGGATTTATGAAAAATGACtccactgttctgtttttacacaatgtgaaaaatgcTCCGTGTTTACTTGTATCTCTAAATCACTTTTACTTTACTCCAACAGGATTCAGAAAAAATCAAACGACTGAGAGATGCTATTAACGCCCAAACAAATTATACAATTGCAGTAAGTATTTTAAACTAGACTTTTAACGTATTCATTAAAAAGacataatttataattattaattgaaAACAGTTAGTAATAACTGTGTCCTGACAGACAACATCATAGTTACACATGCAATCTAGTATAATGTGATCATTATGGTGATACTGCACACAAATAAGGTCTGGGCCTATGAATTCAAGCCTTGCCATAGTACAACTCTGACTAAAAATGCTTGATTAGcactaagaaaaaaacattgtatgTTTCAGGCTATTACAGGAATGGCAATAGACAATCATCTCCTCGGGCTTCTGAAGATTTCAAAGGAACTTAATATGCAGAAACCAGAGATCTTCTGTGATGAGACGTATCTAGCCAGTAACCAGTTCATCCTCTCCACCAGTCAGGTAACATATGATCCCAACATTATAACACTGGAATGATTTAAATCTCACAACCATGATTGATTGGCTGGACGGTGATGTAGTGGGTAGTACTGtggcctcacagcaagaagatTCAAAGTCTGCATGGGTCTTCTCTCAGtgctccagcttcctcccatcATCCAAACACATGCAATGAGGCTGACTGGCCATAGGTTTggatgtgagtgtgaaaggttctctgtgtgtatagactggtgacctgtccaggatgtacccCACCTCTCGTCCATTGTCATCTGGGACAGGCTCCACAAGAAAAGCAGCTAGGATAAAGGATGGATGAATGGAATCATGATTGATAAAAAATAGATGCATACATTTCCCTACAGCCTGGACTAGGCTCCGGTTCCACAACCAGCTTGCATCATGACGGCTACGGCGATGAAGCATAATGATTCTTCCACaggaacaaaaagacaaagaaaaattaCCTTTAAAGTTCTCATGTGATGACGATAGAGACTGCAGAACCGATACTGGTGCTGATAACATGTTGCCGCTTTACATAGTCCATCCTAACTTCCTCCTCTTATAGGCAGAGGTACAGTGATAGGAAAACACCTTCACTCAATGTGACAGAATTTGAGTCTGATTATAATGTGAAGGGAGATACAGCTCCCTGATCCAGGCAAATTAAAAGCTTCAACTTACAGGAAGATCACCGGGTCCAGGCAGCTCTTTACAACTTTTCGTCCTGTATTTAGTTATAAATACCTCAGCTCATGAAGTTTTCTAGTAGTTTAGTGCAAGATCTGCTAATTCACAAGCTGGTAACTGGCAAAAtgcatgagaaacacagcacaatCCTCATAACATGGCACGCAATATTAATTTAACAACGGTGATTCATTCTTTCTAGTGGCATCTGCAGGTTTACAGCTTCTGTTAATGCTGGTTGTGGTAGAATGTGAGCTGATGTTGGaataatgactttttttattgGCCTTTCTTAAATACTAGTTAACTCTCTCTTGACTATAAAGAAGTGATAATCCAGTCTGTGTCCTCCTATTTCCAGGTTCCTACCACACTGGAAATGTTCTGTTGCTACGGCCCCGTGGTACCCAATGGCTATGGCGCCTGCTACAACCCGCAGTCAGACCACATCATCTTCTGTGTTTCTAGTTTCTGGgagaacacacagacaagctCGACCGTTTTCGTCAAAGCCCTGAACGAGGGCCTGCTGGAAATCAGGGACTTGTGCAATAGAAGCAGCGCTGCAGCTACCAAACTGGCTGAAAGCAGCCATGGAGGCAGCCAGCCTCATAAATCAGGGAAGTAAGCCATACTGAGAGAGCACGCCCATTCAGCTGCTTCTCTCAACACTCTTAGTTTAGACGCGGTAGTTATAATGCCttcatgtgtctttgttgtctgtGCAATAGTGTTCCTTCCACAAAACTGAAAGCCTTAATGTTCATCTGTAATAgtactgtatatagtatataaataGTGAAAAATGTGATTTCGACTACAACACTGAGCCTGCTTGAATGAGTAGAGTAACTAGACTGCAGACTAAGATTAACAAGTCTGCAGCCTTTAGGAAACGGAAGCCATGTCCACTGTGTAGCACTGATGTGAGGGTCAACTCCTCCGTCAgagaatgaataatgaatgaattgaAGGATCCCAAAGTACCTCTGACACCCATAATTGTACTTCAATAGGCATGACAGTTTTTTGTAAagaatgtatttattatgtttgtgtggCTCCTAATAATCATCCTGTCTGATGATGTGATCCTACCAACCTGTATCACGTTGTGTGCCATTATGCTAAACAAACTGAATCCGTTAAAGGTAGTATTAGATCTATTTTAATGTGCTTAAGTGATTTTATTCTTGAAGTGCGTGTAATTTTTCAGATTCTATTCACACCAAAAGGTTGCAAAAGAAGTCGATAAATATGTCTGATGAAGCACTTTACGatatttatatgaataaataacagtAAAGAGAGGACCAGTAGGAAACAATGATTATAAATGGAAAACGTGTGATATGGTTTCAGTGGCACATTTGAAgtagctgtatgtgtgtgctctATATTACAGCAATAGTTAAGTGTAATGGTCAGTATTACTTTTTAAGCAAGATGTGGTTCAGCGGTGACAGAGGCAGACCACTGTGTTCCTGTGTATGACTATGTTTGACTATGTTTTGCACTTAGAGGTAGAATGAGGGTAGTCACTTACtgtcatactgtattttgtgcaATAACACAACAGCAAGTGCAGTGAGGGTATGTGTGCAATTTCCTAAATTAGTTTAGTAAATGCATGACGTTTATGTAAATGGAAATCAACTATGGTGGCTATTTTTGATATTCAGTATTATTGGACTAACATTAGAATCTATTACATCAGTCTTCACCAAGCATGATCCTTTGGTCCAAAATGTGCATTCAAAATGTGTACTGTGACTTGGATCCCTCAACAAATGTGTATTGTGGGTCTTATTTCAATCTGTGATGTCCATGTTACAGCAAATCAAATCAGTGGTCAGTAGCTGTGAAAATATGAGGTTGTTTGTTGTCCTGTGTCCAGATGGCCCATGTTTCTTATGTATCTGTGTATCATCAGCCAAAGTGAATGTGAACCATGAATAGTAGAACATTTCAAAACTCCatgtcaaagaaaaaatataagAAACGCAGATGCATGTTTATTCTTACatactaaatgtattttatttatcttcacATAAAAAGCATATAAgatatataaaatgtgattaaaggGAACACAAAAAATGCCTTAATATAAAGTGATGCAAATTGTTTTGACTGCTAGATGTCTTATTCTATAAATGTTATATCTGATTATATTCCCTGTGTCATATAATCTGAGTGATGTCATGTAAAAAAGCAACTAATAATGCCAACGAGTAAACATTAAGTCAGTATATTTTATTCAATGAATGTGGAGtgaaaattcatatttttttaggCTGTAACATTATTTTGTTGATAGATCATGTTTAAGCTGTAATAAAACTGTTATAATAGCTAAAATtgaatacagaaataaaattcaaCTAGCTATCAAATTACcaatgttttctctgttcaaAGTGCAGCTGATGTTCCTGATGGTTCTAAATTTAGTTTGGTGACACACTATAATATCTTACCATAGAAAAAGGAGGCCCATGTGTTGCTAATACAGgagtgtatgtacagtagtgATTTAGTAGATACATATGATCTCATCTGCAACAAAACGTAGTTGAAACATTCGAATAAtgctggaaacaaacaaagagccTGACAACACCCTGCACACACCCTCATCGTGTCACAGTTTGACTGTGACCCACCCCTCTATTATCTAAACCCGGACAGAATTGCATATGCACAAGAACAAATTTAGCCAACAATATCTTAAGCCAGCATGACTGTTGGTTTAATCCTAAACATAATGATCAGTCTCAAGTAGAAACAACTGGACTCATTTGCATGTATGGTTGTCTGTTTGCTGCATGGCCACTTCACTAACACACTCCCAACAGATGGCCTCATTTCACTGGCATCTGATCTGGTCTTTGGGGAGAGACCCAAATTTAATTCTTCATTGGTTAAACCACTGAACCAGGTCGACCAAGTGCcccaaaaacattaaacatttagtcAAGCCTCCATGAACTGGTCCAATTAAAGCTGAAATACAAATTGGACAGAAAGTAAATCATGCAGACTCATGGATTACAGAAAGAGTTCAGTGTGTTAGTGGTAGCAAAATACAACTGTCCAATGTCATGGTATTGTTTATAGCCATATAGCGGCTGAATGAATTTACTACCATATCACTGCATCAAGAGGAAACTAAATCTGCTAACCTCTGTATTATGGTTATATTTCAGTTACACATCCACCTTTCACAGGTCTCACAGACCTGCAACACATATACAGAAACGTTGTATGTTGTTAACTTCCCAAGTTTTGCttccatgacaacagaagaTGCAATAAGACTAAATCCAAGATCCTTTTCCTGCATCGTAACTTCAGTGCGACTATGTAGTACACTTAGAAAAACAGTCACAGCAGACTTGATGTACAAAACAGCATATTATATAACACGGGCTTCAACAAAAGTAATTTCATGTGCTGGCAAAAATAAAAGGGAGTGAATAGTACTTTCCCCTTTTTGAGGGTAGCACTCTTGCTTTGTTGCAACAGACATATCTCAAATCTAAAGTTTGTTTATCAGCTGCAGCAAGGTCAGGAtactttgtaaaaaataaatatacaattaGCAGGTATAACTGCGCTCTTGAGCATTGATCTTACAGAAGTACCAGTGTGctttaaaaagtaattacagtgttgtttttgcagGGATTCAGACCAAAGGTAGATGGTGGGGACATATTGTCTAATAAAATCCAGTACAGTTAAAGCATAAGAGGCTCCTATCTGTGccttgttctgtttgttcagGCTCAATTTAGGTATTGAAAACTACTGTGGGGAAAAACATCTCACACCGCTGTGCATGTCACCTTGCAGGTCTAATGTCAGTTATCCTGCCACCAGTCTATTGACAGAACATTAAGCAGGTTCATCTAAAGCCAATGCTGGGGGCGATCAGTGATTTCACTGCGTAAGGAGCAGCTAGTGACAAGCTGTGGTGTCGAGATCAATGGAGGAAGCCCACCTGGAGATGGATGATGGGAGAACATTACCACTAATAAGTGTCTGCcatgctgcagacagagacagagctttaTCTGCTGGCTGGTATCGACTGAGAGAGGAGCAGCGCTGTCCATCTAGGTTCGCTCTTCCTTGCTTAGGGCTTACCAGAGtccaaaagaaatgaaaggcCACTTAGGCTTGGCCTCTACCTTAACTATGCTATGCTTGGCTTTGGCTATGACCTGACATACAAACTTTCTTCCTCGACAGATAGGATGCCAGGACACACTGAGTTACAAAGAGATCCACCATGAAAAGATTAGCAGCTTTGAGGCCACGATTCAAAATATAACGAATCATAGAAACAGCAAATCtctttaaacagtaaaaacgACTGCACTAGACATCGATTAATAAAAATCTAAGATATTTTTCCGTACAGCTGACCAGTGGACATGCTTCAAAACTCATGAGCACATCAGCTCTCACAAATCACATCATGTGCTGTAATCACTAATTGCCATGTAGTTGTAATGAGCCTCTGTAATTGAACTTGTGCACATGAATCAAAAATAACAGCTAGAAGATTACAATCCAACTCCATTCAACAACCAATTAGTTACACTGAACTCGTCATCCAAATGTGCTTGCCACGCTATTAATATATTAGGTAACTCAGAGGCCACGAGAACTGATGCAGCCATCTTTGAAAATTAGACTAAGTGTCGCacccaaaaaagaaacaaaaaaaaaaagtctcatgTTTCAGATATTGACATTTAAGCAGAAATTCAAATATGGTACCACTGCCATTCGTAAAATGTTTCAATTAAAACTGAGCCCACATTATAGCTGTCTGTTTTCTCTCGCAAAGGAATTCAAATAATGGCCATTCTGGCATTTATGAGACAGCTGCTCCCGGGGCAGAAGCTACATTTACACACCATCTTTGGAGCCTAATTGGGCAAGAAGTGAAGCCCCATTAAATAATATGGCATAATATATAGTATGTTCCGAGAGCTAAAATGAAGAACTTCAATGGAACCAGTCCTATTTGAGTTAACAGTAAGGGTAATACTGTTATAAAAATCCTGTgcatttcagttttatataCTGATTTATTGccttctcttttgctttttgtattCAGAATTAAGAGTTATGTCATAATTTGTTTCAGTcacataaaactgaattgacAAAACAGCAGAAACTGTTCTcggaaatactgtatatgcacattAATTATTCCTCAATGATGATGACTGCAGTTATAATCACACATTACTGCATATCACCACAGTACAATAACTAACTTCAAGCTCTTCACTTTAACAACTGCCAACAGTTTCTTCAGCTGTTTTGATATGTTATAATGAGACTCCGCTGGATGACAACATGACACCGATTCATCTCAAGGCAGGCTGCTTCTATTTTCATTTCCTATTTACTCTTTTTGGTGCTGGTACTTGTTTTCTCATGgtttccaaacaacaatccatcCACACGCTGCATGTCAGCAGGAACACAAGTCCCACTACTGTAAACGTAGCACCTAAACAGCGTTGGCAACATATGATTCATTTTGTGATTTGAAGATCAATAACCAATTTGAAGATGACCTAGTGGAGAGGATCCAGATTGCGCGGCTGTGCTTCGATGTGCAGTGTAAATCTCGTGTGGTGGATGTGCATTTAGGCCTGCCACAGCTCCTGCTCTGGGGAATGATTTATGCCTCGGCCCTGCGCCATGTCCTGTAGCAGTTGGGTTCTCATCGAACGCACAGGGCTAATTTGAGAGGAGAAGATGGTAAGCCAAAGGGTCAGGGTGTTAGAATCAGAGAAAGTGCAGAAATTCatgatcagtaaaaaaaaaaaaaacactaaatcatTAGCTTTATCTTAACTTATCTATTCACTTGCAATATCTGAGCAGAGAtgaacaaaaaagaacaaaatagaaAGCCAGAGTCCATGAGTGGATGCAAGTTAAAGACTCTGGGAGGTAAATGGTTGTCCCAGGCCATCATCTTAAGACCAGAGTCAATCATCCACCGAGGCACCGCAAAGAGACAAACGTTTAAATGCTCTCCTCACATCGGAGTAACAACCGTTCGTCCGTCCGCCTGCATGGCCTCCCATTGCAGCGTGAGAGCAGTTCTGAGAGCTGGTTGCATAAGTGCCAAATATGAATGGATCCAAGACGACAGGAGGGAGAAAAGTTAGATGGAAGGAACTCATTAGAAGGGCTGCACTCTGCTCACAAACCCCATCTCGGAAAAGCAGAGAAATTTGTGAACTGGCCATGAGTTTTGAAGGATATCAAATAACACTTGACAAGTGAAAATGGCCACCAGGCAGCTAATAGCTATACTGTCATAAGGGCAAATTAAAAGGCATGACTTTGCATGCATGTAGGCTTTGTGGCTCTGGTCATGTGAGACACACTTTGCAAAAGGCAATTCCCTCACTCCCCGAGTTCCCCAACATATCTGTTCTGCTGGCAGGCCAGATGTGAGATGAAAGGATTGTTGGTGTTAGGAAAAAGGGGCTGactgaggagaagaggaagagaaagagaggggaaaaaggtGTGCTTCATTAAGTGCTCAGCTCACTCCCAGGTGGCCAGTTGTCCCTGAGGCATAGTCCCAGTGGAGTAGAGCTCTGTGAGGTTTGAGAGGAGATGAACAGAGGCTTGCAGTGGGCAGCGGCTACAGCATCCTCAAGTCCACAGCTGCCAGTGGCTGCATCAcactctctggactccagtAGCTATACCACATGGATCAGAGCCCGCTTCCTGACTCCGCCAATTACAGTGAACCGTTAAGAAGAACGAATGCAGCTTCAACAGATGGGAGAAAGGAGGTGTGTTCATTCGCTTGTTGGTGATCGAAGAGACAAAGACTATTTTAATGCTAATGTGCCACTTGCCTGTGGTCTAAAGAGATTTCTTTCCATCACAATAATCATCCttatttgtgctgttgtttttgcctgtgtttaCTTGACAAAACACTAGACGCTGAGACTGATTAAGTGCATCATGCATTTCCTCAACCCTCACCAATACACAGTCCATATGCCTCTACATAATTACACAACCTATACTATTAATAATTAAGTTCTATGACTGTCTTACCCCAACTGGTGAAGCAAACAACATAGTTGAACTATATGGTAAAAAGAAAACCCACAGGGAACTCGCACACTATGATCAACGAACACATTATGCTGTATATGTCACAAGGGACCTCAGAAATAAACCTAATCCTACCACTAAGAGATGTTATGAGAAATAAGATCAGCGGCATTAGGAACTCAATGGGCCATACAGCTGTGAAGTAATGCTGCATGGCCTCCTTTCACAGGTTTGGCTCATGTGCTTTCTGTACATTCGTGAGCTcgtttgtgtttatttacttcCAGGGGGCTGTGAAGGTAGATGAAGGAGAAGCAGGGAGAAGTCAGCCGGAGCTGTAAAGTAATGGTTCCATCTTTAATGAGCAGCTGGGGATCGCAATATCTGGTGACAGAGAGGGTCTCTCTGCACAGTCTCTGTCACACTGGAGCGGCTCATCCTAAATCTTGCTCTTATTGCTATGAGAAGCGTAACAATATCTCACTACAGAGACAGAACCTCAGGTTTTTATGGGTGCTTGGGTAATTGAACAGCAGGAGGTAAAACGGTCTAATCTACTTACCAGTAAAGGAAGTGTATCCATACTAAATGAATGGTAAATTGATCTTGGTATTCACTCTTCATCCCATCTCTTTCACTCCTAGTATTTTGTCAACGAGATATGTTTGTGAGCCAGCTGTGTCTGGCACTGGAGTGATAGTATCATCTAGGCCACATGTGTCCTGGTGTAAATAAGCCTGTCAGTTTAGCCACTAGTCCATATGTAACAGAGGACAGGACTGAGAGATGGTGGCAGTGCCGTTTTACGGCCCCTCAAACCACACTTGTCAAGGAAACTGACCCATAAGACAGCTTGGATGGGAACAACAAATAGGCTTTGTCTCTGTAGTTTACAATTACCCAACAGTGAGACAGACCATACAGCATTTTCAGTCTCTAATCTGACGTCAGAGAAACATCGGCAGAGACACACCCACTGTTGATTTTGTCTGTACAAAGGGAAACATGACGTCTATAAAGCCAGACTTTCAAAGTCTT from the Anabas testudineus chromosome 19, fAnaTes1.2, whole genome shotgun sequence genome contains:
- the LOC113155995 gene encoding LOW QUALITY PROTEIN: choline O-acetyltransferase-like (The sequence of the model RefSeq protein was modified relative to this genomic sequence to represent the inferred CDS: deleted 1 base in 1 codon), which translates into the protein MPIMEKQTTSDRDNQVLPKVPVPPLKQTLDTYLKCVQHLVKEEQFKKTKAIVEKFGAPGGVGEVLQKKLLERRDKTTNWVYDYWLEDMYLNNRLALPVNSSPVMVFPKQMFRDHKDALRFAARLIRGVLDYKVLIDARALPVDFARGQLAGTPLCMEQYYRLFNSYRYPGLKTDMLKVQKNTASSVPEHIIVACKNQFFVLDVVANSKQLNETEILSQLEKIMKMAENPEERLPPFGILTSDGRTEWAQAREALIKDQTNRESLALIESCLCVVCLDEPGRLEPSDTNRALMMLHGGGFEKNGANRWYDKSMQFVIGMDGVCGVVCEHSPFEGIVLVQCSEYLMKYITGSPSKMARASSIRELPPPRRLLWKYNPHIQGLLAASQDRLQRLVNDLDMDVFKFKDYGKEFIKKQKMSPDALIQVALQLAFYKCSTRLVSTYESASIRRFQEGRVDNIRSATPEALAFVIAMTDERGAFTDSEKIKRLRDAINAQTNYTIAAITGMAIDNHLLGLLKISKELNMQKPEIFCDETYLASNQFILSTSQVPTTLEMFCCYGPVVPNGYGACYNPQSDHIIFCVSSFWENTQTSSTVFVKALNEGLLEIRDLCNRSSAAATKLAESSHGGSQPHKSGK